A single Saccopteryx bilineata isolate mSacBil1 chromosome 7, mSacBil1_pri_phased_curated, whole genome shotgun sequence DNA region contains:
- the TMEM60 gene encoding transmembrane protein 60, which yields MRMSLAQRVLLTWLFTLLFLIMLVLKLDEKAPWNWFLIFIPVWIFDTILLVMLIVKMAGRCKSGFDPRHGSHNIKKKTWYLIAMLLKLAFCLALCAKLEQFTTMNLSYVFIPLWTLLAGALIELGYNVFFVRD from the coding sequence ATGAGAATGTCCTTGGCTCAGAGAGTACTACTCACCTGGCTTTTCACATTACTCTTCTTGATCATGTTGGTGTTGAAACTGGATGAGAAAGCACCTTGGAACTGGTTCCTCATATTTATTCCAGTCTGGATATTTGATACTATACTTCTGGTCATGCTGATTGTGAAAATGGCTGGGCGATGTAAGTCGGGCTTTGACCCTCGACATGGATcacacaatattaaaaaaaaaacttggtacCTCATTGCAATGTTACTTAAATTAGCCTTCTGCCTTGCACTCTGTGCTAAACTGGAACAGTTTACTACCATGAATCTGTCCTATGTCTTCATTCCTTTGTGGACCTTACTGGCTGGGGCTTTGATAGAGCTTGGCTATAATGTCTTTTTTGTGAGAGACTGA